A window of Moritella sp. Urea-trap-13 contains these coding sequences:
- the trpD gene encoding anthranilate phosphoribosyltransferase, with protein MENNNVVAPTIADILEKLYANQVLTLEESETVFTAVVKGEMDPIVLSSVLTALKIRGEQPDEIAGAAQALLAAATPFPAIDELHADCCGTGGDNMNTINISTTAAFVAAACGLKMTKHGNRSVSSKSGSSDLLEAFGINLIQTPEQAKACLDELGICFLFAPQYHAGIRHAMPVRQALKTRTIFNVLGPLLNPTRPQVQLMGVYDECLIRPIAETMDKLGVQRALVVHGSGLDEVALHGETKVAELNNGMITEYTISPADFGVERYDVAELRGGDAAENKVIIERLLSGHGSDAQKAAVAINVSALLVIAEIATDFKHGTELAMAAIDDGRALALINQLAVKSQQA; from the coding sequence ATGGAAAATAATAATGTAGTAGCACCAACAATCGCCGACATTCTAGAAAAATTATATGCAAACCAAGTTCTGACACTCGAAGAGTCAGAAACGGTATTTACCGCGGTTGTAAAAGGTGAAATGGATCCTATCGTACTTTCATCAGTGCTTACGGCGTTGAAAATTCGCGGTGAACAACCCGATGAAATTGCCGGTGCTGCACAAGCATTACTGGCAGCAGCGACGCCTTTCCCTGCGATTGACGAATTACATGCCGATTGCTGTGGTACTGGTGGCGATAACATGAATACCATTAATATCTCAACAACAGCCGCGTTTGTCGCTGCTGCTTGTGGATTAAAAATGACCAAACATGGTAATCGCAGTGTATCAAGTAAGTCAGGCTCGTCAGACCTATTAGAAGCCTTTGGGATTAATTTAATCCAAACTCCAGAACAAGCCAAAGCTTGCCTTGATGAATTAGGCATTTGCTTTTTATTCGCACCGCAATACCACGCCGGTATTCGCCATGCAATGCCAGTGCGTCAAGCACTAAAAACCCGCACCATCTTCAATGTGCTAGGTCCACTGCTGAACCCAACCCGCCCACAAGTACAATTGATGGGGGTGTATGATGAATGCCTCATACGTCCAATCGCTGAAACCATGGATAAACTCGGGGTGCAACGCGCATTAGTCGTCCACGGCAGTGGCTTAGATGAAGTCGCCTTGCACGGTGAAACTAAAGTGGCTGAATTGAATAACGGCATGATCACTGAATACACCATCAGTCCAGCAGATTTTGGCGTTGAACGTTATGATGTAGCTGAACTACGTGGCGGTGATGCAGCAGAAAATAAAGTCATTATCGAGCGCCTGTTATCTGGTCATGGCAGTGATGCACAAAAAGCCGCAGTGGCGATCAATGTATCGGCATTATTAGTGATTGCAGAGATAGCAACAGACTTTAAACACGGCACAGAATTAGCAATGGCGGCAATTGATGATGGCCGCGCATTAGCGTTAATCAACCAACTAGCCGTAAAAAGTCAGCAAGCCTAA
- the trpB gene encoding tryptophan synthase subunit beta: protein MAKLNAFFGEFGGQYVSQILIPALDELEDAFIDSQNDPAFEEEFQTLLNEYAGRPTPLTLCRNITAGSKTKIYLKREDLLHGGAHKTNQVLGQALLAKRMGKTEVIAETGAGQHGTASALACALLGLKCRIYMGVKDMERQKPNVFRMKLMGAEVIGVDSGAGTLKDACNEALRDWSANYEKAHYLLGTAAGPHPFPTIVREFQKMIGEEAKQQILKAEGRLPDAVIACVGGGSNAIGIFNDFIEEEGVKLYGVEPAGKGIATGEHGAPIAEGTNGIFFGMHSLLMQDTYGQIQESYSVSAGLDFPSVGPQHAHLYTSGRAQYPSVTDDEALAAFQLLSSREGIIPALESSHALAYALQMMEQDMDKEQILVVNLSGRGDKDIFTVADILEGKGAL, encoded by the coding sequence ATGGCAAAACTTAATGCCTTTTTTGGCGAATTCGGCGGCCAATACGTATCGCAAATCTTAATACCTGCATTAGATGAATTAGAAGATGCATTTATCGATTCACAAAACGATCCTGCATTTGAAGAAGAGTTTCAAACGCTATTGAATGAATACGCAGGTCGTCCAACACCCTTGACGCTATGCCGTAACATTACCGCAGGTTCAAAAACCAAGATCTACCTAAAACGTGAAGATCTACTTCACGGTGGCGCCCACAAGACCAACCAAGTATTAGGTCAAGCGCTACTAGCTAAACGCATGGGTAAAACCGAAGTCATCGCTGAAACAGGCGCTGGTCAACACGGTACAGCGTCAGCATTAGCCTGTGCGCTACTGGGTCTAAAATGTCGCATCTACATGGGTGTGAAAGACATGGAACGCCAAAAACCCAACGTATTCCGCATGAAATTAATGGGCGCTGAAGTGATTGGCGTTGATTCCGGTGCTGGCACATTGAAAGATGCGTGTAATGAAGCGCTGCGTGACTGGTCTGCCAACTACGAAAAAGCGCATTACCTATTAGGTACTGCCGCTGGTCCTCACCCATTCCCAACGATAGTGCGTGAATTCCAAAAAATGATCGGTGAAGAAGCCAAACAACAAATCTTAAAAGCGGAAGGTCGCCTACCGGATGCAGTTATTGCTTGCGTTGGCGGTGGTTCAAATGCCATTGGTATCTTCAACGACTTTATCGAAGAAGAAGGCGTGAAACTGTACGGTGTTGAACCTGCAGGTAAAGGTATTGCCACTGGTGAGCATGGCGCACCAATTGCCGAAGGTACTAACGGTATTTTCTTTGGCATGCACTCGCTATTGATGCAAGATACTTACGGTCAGATCCAAGAGTCTTACTCTGTATCAGCTGGTCTAGATTTCCCATCGGTTGGTCCACAGCATGCACACTTGTATACCTCTGGTCGCGCTCAATACCCATCTGTTACCGACGATGAAGCACTTGCGGCATTCCAGTTATTATCATCACGCGAAGGGATTATTCCTGCGCTTGAATCATCGCACGCATTAGCTTATGCGCTGCAGATGATGGAACAGGATATGGATAAAGAACAAATTTTAGTGGTTAACTTATCAGGACGTGGCGATAAAGATATCTTCACCGTGGCTGATATTCTTGAAGGTAAAGGAGCACTATAA
- a CDS encoding sphingomyelin phosphodiesterase, with protein MQYSNCNGIQCAATRGVIYTRINKQGHIYHIFATHTQSSDDDVNRTARLAQLEEMGEFIRQQNIPADEAVILAGDFNVNKIGLPGDRDLMTTILNASEPENKGHNLSFDSNTNHWAEKPYLEYLDYTLTGNDNLQPLSASQEIFAPRALTESLWGIWDLSDHYAARGYFIYSNKQ; from the coding sequence CTGCAGTATAGCAACTGCAATGGCATTCAGTGCGCTGCAACCCGTGGCGTTATCTATACCCGTATTAATAAGCAAGGTCACATTTACCATATCTTTGCTACGCATACACAATCATCTGATGACGATGTTAACCGCACAGCACGCTTAGCACAGCTAGAAGAAATGGGGGAGTTTATTCGCCAACAAAATATTCCGGCAGATGAAGCAGTCATTCTAGCGGGCGATTTTAACGTCAACAAAATTGGCTTGCCTGGTGATCGAGATCTGATGACAACGATTCTTAATGCCAGCGAACCTGAGAATAAAGGTCATAACCTGTCTTTTGATTCCAACACGAATCACTGGGCTGAGAAACCTTATTTAGAATATCTGGATTACACCTTAACGGGTAACGACAATTTACAACCTCTCAGTGCAAGCCAAGAAATATTCGCACCACGAGCATTAACAGAATCTCTTTGGGGAATTTGGGACTTATCCGATCATTACGCCGCTCGCGGATATTTTATCTACTCGAACAAGCAATAG
- a CDS encoding monovalent cation:proton antiporter-2 (CPA2) family protein — translation MTGYFIQAFIYLFAAVITVPIAKRLGLGSVLGYLIAGVIIGPVIGLVGSETATIQHFAEFGVVMMLFLVGLELEPRMLWDMRHRLIGLGGLQVGLTIAAVMGIALALGLDWGLALTIGLVFSLSSTAIVLQTFNEKGLTKTEGARSAFSVLLFQDIAVIPMLALIPLLAIPELVEQAQNAVQAASAQHEELSLVANISGIYYALVIVVAITGVIVGGHYLSRPLFKFVASSKVNEIFTATSLMLVIGIAAIMNLVGLSPALGAFLAGVVLATSEFRHQLEATIEPFKGLLLGLFFMTVGAGIDFTILFNDTSTIVSITLGLMLVKAAVLFILTVVFKIKGSDRWLLALSLAQAGEFGFVLLGFTVNNHVLPVDLAQTLSLSVALSMFLTPALFIFYDRVILPRYMDKTNQQENDDIEEHGDVIVAGIGRFGQIVNRLLVANGVKTVVLDHDVNMIQRVRSFKMTSYFGDATQPSLLETAGIANASLFIVAIDDKARAVDLVRYIKQHYPQVKVLARAYDRGHGYSLRHAGAEHVVSETYHSALVLGSQALTNLGFSEQQAKDVKLTFKAIEKQSKKTLYQTWLNNSEDDKFNTAYRDLYLQLEDSLAEVMKNRDKSEKPINYDI, via the coding sequence ATGACAGGTTATTTCATTCAAGCATTCATTTACCTGTTTGCTGCCGTTATCACGGTACCCATTGCTAAACGTCTTGGGCTCGGTTCGGTGCTCGGTTATTTAATTGCCGGTGTTATTATCGGCCCTGTTATTGGCTTAGTGGGTAGTGAAACCGCGACGATTCAGCACTTTGCCGAATTCGGTGTGGTGATGATGTTATTCCTGGTCGGACTCGAATTAGAGCCGCGTATGCTCTGGGATATGCGCCACCGTCTTATCGGTTTAGGTGGATTACAAGTCGGCTTAACGATCGCTGCAGTGATGGGGATCGCGCTTGCGCTAGGTTTAGACTGGGGACTGGCCCTGACAATTGGCTTGGTATTCTCGTTATCTTCGACAGCTATTGTATTGCAGACCTTTAACGAAAAAGGCCTGACCAAAACCGAAGGCGCACGCTCTGCATTCTCAGTGTTACTGTTTCAAGATATTGCCGTGATCCCGATGCTGGCGTTAATTCCATTATTAGCAATCCCTGAATTGGTTGAACAAGCACAAAATGCCGTGCAAGCCGCGAGTGCGCAGCATGAAGAGTTATCCCTAGTCGCCAATATCTCAGGTATTTATTATGCCTTAGTCATTGTAGTGGCGATCACCGGCGTCATTGTTGGTGGTCATTACCTCAGTCGTCCGTTATTTAAATTTGTCGCTAGCTCTAAAGTTAACGAGATCTTTACCGCGACCTCATTAATGTTGGTGATCGGTATCGCCGCTATCATGAATTTAGTCGGTCTGTCCCCTGCCCTTGGCGCCTTTTTGGCTGGTGTCGTGCTGGCAACCAGTGAATTTAGACATCAGCTTGAAGCTACTATCGAACCTTTCAAAGGCTTGTTATTGGGCTTGTTCTTCATGACAGTTGGCGCTGGTATCGACTTCACAATTCTGTTTAACGACACCAGCACTATCGTTTCGATAACGCTCGGTTTAATGTTAGTGAAAGCAGCAGTATTATTTATCCTGACTGTGGTATTTAAAATCAAAGGCAGCGACCGCTGGTTACTGGCGCTGAGTTTAGCCCAAGCGGGTGAGTTTGGTTTTGTATTACTTGGCTTTACCGTTAACAACCATGTGCTACCCGTTGACCTAGCGCAAACCTTATCCTTGTCAGTTGCGCTGTCGATGTTTTTAACACCCGCATTATTTATCTTTTATGATCGCGTAATTTTACCGCGTTATATGGATAAGACTAATCAGCAAGAAAATGACGATATCGAAGAGCATGGCGATGTCATCGTCGCTGGTATCGGCCGTTTCGGCCAGATTGTTAACCGTCTATTAGTTGCGAACGGCGTGAAAACAGTGGTACTGGATCATGACGTTAATATGATCCAAAGAGTGCGCTCATTTAAAATGACAAGTTATTTTGGTGATGCAACCCAACCTAGCTTGCTTGAAACAGCTGGCATAGCTAACGCCAGCTTATTTATCGTTGCGATTGACGATAAAGCCAGAGCAGTAGATTTAGTGCGTTACATCAAGCAGCATTACCCACAAGTTAAAGTCCTAGCGCGCGCATATGACCGTGGCCACGGTTATTCGTTACGTCACGCAGGGGCTGAGCATGTCGTCAGCGAGACCTACCATTCAGCATTAGTGCTAGGCTCGCAAGCACTGACTAACCTTGGCTTTAGTGAACAACAAGCAAAAGATGTCAAACTCACCTTTAAAGCAATAGAGAAACAAAGTAAAAAAACTTTATACCAAACTTGGTTGAATAATAGTGAAGACGATAAGTTTAATACCGCTTATCGAGACCTGTATCTACAGCTTGAAGATAGTTTAGCCGAGGTAATGAAAAATCGAGATAAGTCTGAAAAACCAATAAATTACGATATTTAG
- the trpCF gene encoding bifunctional indole-3-glycerol-phosphate synthase TrpC/phosphoribosylanthranilate isomerase TrpF: MLTQELQQTILGNIVDDKVTWVAARKASQPLASFIAELEPTDRDFYAALSGKPTKFILECKKASPSKGLIRPEFDLDLIAGVYKNYAAAISVLTDEKYFQGDFEYVTKVRSIVTQPVICKDFIIDEYQIYLARLHQADATLLMLSVLDDAEYIALAKVAHSLNMGVLTEVSNEAELVRAIALDAKVIGINNRDLRDLSIDLNRTKEIAPKIPSDRIIISESGIYNNQQVRDLANYANGFLVGSSLMSKDDVDLACRRLILGDNKVCGLTRPEDAKVVHEQGAIYGGLIFAPKSPRCVNLTTAQDIIAAAPLAYVGVFVDEQVTLVAQLANHLGLAAVQLHGSEDDSYIAMLRVLLDDNIQIWQAHGVSEQAAELSKELSKDLDTAKVDRHLVDTKVAGQSGGTGQAFDWSLLTPEDCSKTMLAGGLNPDNVADAAKLGCLGLDLNSGLESAPGIKDTNKIIAAFSALRNY, translated from the coding sequence ATGTTAACGCAAGAGTTACAGCAAACCATTCTCGGTAATATTGTCGACGATAAAGTGACTTGGGTTGCCGCGCGTAAAGCCAGCCAACCATTAGCGAGTTTTATTGCTGAACTAGAACCAACAGATCGTGATTTTTATGCCGCGTTATCAGGTAAGCCGACCAAGTTTATTCTGGAATGCAAAAAAGCATCACCATCAAAAGGACTCATCCGTCCCGAATTTGACCTAGATTTAATTGCCGGTGTCTACAAAAACTATGCCGCAGCAATCTCGGTATTAACCGATGAAAAATACTTCCAAGGTGACTTTGAGTACGTGACAAAAGTACGTAGCATAGTGACACAGCCAGTGATCTGTAAAGACTTCATCATTGACGAATACCAAATCTATTTAGCCCGCTTACATCAAGCAGATGCAACGCTATTGATGTTATCGGTATTGGATGACGCTGAGTACATTGCCTTAGCGAAAGTAGCTCACAGCCTAAACATGGGCGTGCTTACCGAAGTAAGTAATGAAGCTGAGTTAGTACGTGCAATTGCCTTAGATGCAAAAGTGATTGGTATTAATAACCGCGATTTACGCGATCTGTCAATTGACTTGAATCGAACTAAAGAAATAGCACCAAAGATCCCAAGTGATCGCATCATTATTTCAGAGTCTGGTATTTATAATAACCAACAAGTCCGTGACTTAGCTAATTACGCTAATGGCTTCTTAGTCGGCAGCTCATTGATGTCAAAAGATGATGTCGATTTAGCCTGTCGCCGATTAATTTTAGGTGACAATAAAGTCTGTGGCCTAACGCGTCCTGAAGATGCAAAAGTGGTACATGAACAAGGCGCTATCTATGGCGGTCTTATCTTTGCCCCAAAATCACCACGTTGTGTTAACTTAACAACTGCGCAAGACATTATTGCCGCAGCGCCACTGGCTTACGTGGGTGTATTTGTAGATGAACAAGTCACACTGGTTGCGCAATTAGCTAATCATTTAGGTTTAGCCGCGGTGCAACTGCATGGCAGCGAAGACGACAGTTACATTGCGATGTTACGCGTCTTACTCGACGATAACATTCAAATTTGGCAGGCGCACGGTGTTAGCGAGCAAGCAGCAGAATTAAGTAAAGAGTTAAGTAAAGACCTAGATACAGCCAAGGTTGATCGTCATTTAGTCGATACCAAGGTAGCAGGACAATCAGGCGGCACAGGACAAGCATTTGATTGGTCACTGCTAACACCAGAAGATTGCAGTAAAACTATGTTGGCAGGTGGATTGAACCCTGACAACGTCGCAGACGCAGCGAAACTCGGTTGCTTAGGACTGGATCTAAACTCAGGATTAGAATCAGCTCCAGGTATTAAAGATACAAACAAAATTATCGCGGCATTTAGCGCGCTTAGAAATTATTAA
- a CDS encoding sodium-dependent transporter — protein sequence MAGIQNNDGASRGHFGSRFGFIMAAAGSAVGVGNIWGFPTQAASNGGGAFLMVYMFLIFLLGYPMLVAELMVGRHGQTNPADAMAKLGRSPATKMIGRFIGLASVICAALIFSFYAVLSGWFVSNTLAPIATMVGADDASRWLIDFSLSRNIVFTLVFALMSVYVIQKGVQDGIEKWSKRLMPLLFAILIASVIYILFQPGASEGVKALFTVDFDKVLHPDVIIGALGQTFFSLSIGTGAMMIYGSYLKPKENISKLAVHVTLMDTGVAILAAMLILPAMYVAKHNGVIIFDASGNLLSSDTLVFTVLPALFATMGAAEHVVAIIFFALMSVAALTSAISVVEVPTSYIVDKTGMARKKVTWIVGVVLIALAMIVVSNFDIMFGFMITLATEIIQPLVCLGLAIFVGWVWHRNSLLAEIKAQDGADVNGMFWKVWPWYVKFVCPTLIIVLIGTSL from the coding sequence ATGGCTGGAATACAGAATAACGACGGCGCGTCTCGAGGACACTTTGGTTCTCGGTTTGGTTTTATAATGGCTGCGGCAGGTTCTGCTGTTGGTGTGGGCAATATTTGGGGGTTCCCGACGCAAGCGGCAAGTAATGGCGGCGGTGCATTCTTAATGGTGTACATGTTCCTTATCTTCTTACTTGGTTATCCAATGTTGGTTGCTGAATTGATGGTTGGCCGTCACGGCCAAACTAACCCTGCTGACGCGATGGCGAAATTAGGTCGTAGTCCTGCAACTAAAATGATTGGTCGCTTTATTGGTCTTGCATCTGTTATTTGTGCGGCGCTGATCTTCAGTTTCTACGCTGTGTTGTCAGGTTGGTTCGTGAGTAATACGCTGGCACCGATTGCAACTATGGTTGGCGCAGATGATGCAAGCCGTTGGTTAATTGATTTTTCATTGTCTCGTAATATCGTCTTTACTTTAGTGTTTGCTTTAATGTCTGTATATGTGATTCAAAAAGGCGTACAAGACGGTATTGAAAAATGGTCGAAGCGTTTAATGCCACTCTTGTTCGCTATCTTGATTGCCAGCGTTATTTATATCTTGTTCCAACCAGGTGCAAGTGAAGGTGTTAAAGCATTATTTACTGTTGATTTTGACAAAGTATTACACCCTGATGTGATAATTGGTGCTCTGGGTCAAACATTCTTCTCGCTATCGATTGGTACGGGCGCAATGATGATCTATGGTTCATACCTGAAGCCTAAAGAGAACATCAGCAAATTAGCTGTACACGTTACCTTGATGGATACAGGTGTTGCAATTTTAGCGGCTATGCTTATTCTACCAGCCATGTATGTTGCTAAGCATAACGGTGTGATCATCTTTGATGCCAGCGGCAATTTATTAAGCTCTGATACTTTGGTATTTACTGTACTACCTGCGTTGTTTGCAACGATGGGGGCAGCTGAACATGTCGTTGCTATTATCTTCTTTGCCTTGATGTCTGTTGCGGCATTAACATCCGCTATCTCGGTTGTAGAAGTCCCAACAAGTTATATTGTCGATAAGACGGGGATGGCTCGTAAGAAAGTAACTTGGATTGTTGGTGTTGTATTGATTGCATTAGCCATGATTGTTGTGAGCAATTTTGACATCATGTTTGGCTTTATGATCACACTAGCGACTGAAATCATTCAGCCTTTGGTATGCTTAGGGCTTGCTATCTTTGTGGGTTGGGTGTGGCATCGTAATAGCCTACTGGCTGAAATTAAAGCTCAAGACGGCGCCGACGTAAACGGTATGTTCTGGAAAGTATGGCCATGGTATGTGAAATTTGTTTGCCCTACTTTAATCATCGTATTAATTGGTACTTCGCTTTAA
- the trpA gene encoding tryptophan synthase subunit alpha → MGNVMGRYQQAFAALAEKNEGAFVPFVTIGDPNREQSMAIIETLVAAGADALELGIPFSDPVADGPTIQKATTRALNAGINPDICFEMLTEIRAKYPQMPIGLLLYANLVYGNGTDKFMAKAAAAGVDSLLIADVPVQYGQQFKIAGDKVGIESIYIAPPNANDETLKQVAEQGAGYTYLLSRAGVTGAETKAEMPVGPLLEKLKSFNAAPCLLGFGISSPEQVKKAIAAGAAGAISGSAIVNIIEKNLGDNAQMLQELAAFVTPMKAATRA, encoded by the coding sequence ATGGGAAATGTAATGGGACGTTATCAACAAGCGTTTGCAGCGCTAGCAGAAAAAAATGAAGGCGCTTTCGTTCCCTTTGTAACGATTGGCGATCCAAACCGCGAGCAATCAATGGCGATCATCGAAACACTGGTTGCGGCGGGTGCTGATGCCTTGGAACTGGGTATTCCATTCTCAGATCCAGTCGCTGATGGTCCAACGATCCAAAAAGCCACCACGCGTGCACTAAACGCTGGTATCAACCCTGATATCTGCTTTGAAATGCTCACTGAGATCCGTGCTAAATATCCACAAATGCCAATCGGTTTATTATTGTATGCCAACCTTGTATACGGTAACGGTACCGATAAATTTATGGCGAAAGCTGCGGCTGCTGGTGTTGACTCATTATTAATTGCCGATGTACCGGTACAATACGGTCAACAATTTAAAATCGCTGGTGACAAAGTGGGTATTGAAAGTATCTACATCGCGCCGCCAAATGCCAATGACGAGACCCTAAAACAAGTTGCTGAGCAAGGTGCTGGTTATACTTACCTACTAAGCCGCGCTGGTGTAACGGGTGCCGAAACGAAAGCAGAAATGCCAGTGGGTCCATTATTGGAAAAACTGAAATCGTTTAATGCTGCGCCTTGTCTACTTGGTTTTGGTATCTCGTCACCAGAACAAGTTAAAAAAGCCATTGCAGCTGGTGCAGCGGGGGCCATTTCCGGCTCTGCTATTGTCAATATCATCGAGAAAAACTTGGGTGATAATGCGCAAATGCTACAAGAATTAGCTGCATTTGTGACGCCAATGAAAGCAGCGACACGCGCGTAA
- a CDS encoding porin, producing the protein MKKTLLVTVILASLVPTAQATVNVYKDDANQVDLYGRAYAAYIYEDGKDVKSDGRSDSYFRTGFKASSNLDDDLSALGHIEMQFESRDNSDANSTSKTRLMYAGLKNDWGQLTFGRNYAADEIIADWADAGTTNYSGNPALGNLGRQANILKLEAKMLDDNLNLVAHVQPESSVDTSKDKSGTGSSQSSYSLGGVYGFDFGLELGATYTGVMAENYTANADYDRSTILVAARYKLKGLTASIVGDSTDNDTGINDWMAYEFSLAYSLDKLTGTVTYKQRDTDNISENSVDQTALGLAYQFNKNFRLVTEYVIIDEPILDNAIVKTEDQWHMAARYDF; encoded by the coding sequence ATGAAAAAGACATTGTTAGTCACAGTAATACTCGCGAGTCTTGTTCCTACAGCACAAGCTACTGTGAATGTGTATAAGGATGATGCTAATCAGGTTGATTTGTATGGCCGAGCTTATGCCGCTTATATTTATGAAGATGGTAAAGATGTAAAAAGTGATGGTCGTTCAGATAGCTATTTTCGCACTGGTTTTAAAGCCTCTTCAAATTTAGATGATGATTTAAGCGCGCTTGGGCATATTGAGATGCAATTTGAATCCCGCGACAACAGTGACGCTAATTCAACATCTAAAACGCGTTTGATGTATGCCGGATTGAAGAATGATTGGGGACAGCTGACCTTTGGTCGTAATTATGCTGCAGATGAAATCATTGCTGATTGGGCTGATGCCGGTACCACGAACTATTCAGGTAATCCCGCGCTAGGTAACTTAGGTCGACAAGCTAATATTTTAAAACTTGAAGCTAAGATGCTTGATGATAACCTTAACTTAGTGGCGCATGTGCAACCTGAATCCAGTGTTGATACTTCAAAAGATAAAAGTGGCACCGGATCAAGTCAATCGAGTTATTCGCTTGGTGGTGTTTATGGCTTTGATTTCGGCCTGGAGTTAGGTGCAACCTATACAGGTGTAATGGCGGAAAATTATACGGCTAATGCAGATTATGACCGCTCCACCATTCTCGTCGCAGCTCGTTATAAACTTAAGGGCTTAACCGCATCCATTGTTGGCGATAGTACCGATAATGATACCGGAATAAATGACTGGATGGCCTATGAGTTCTCTCTTGCTTACAGCTTAGATAAGCTAACGGGCACGGTTACTTATAAACAGCGTGATACCGATAATATAAGTGAAAACTCTGTCGATCAAACCGCATTGGGTCTTGCGTATCAGTTTAATAAAAACTTCCGACTGGTGACTGAATACGTCATTATAGATGAACCTATTTTAGATAATGCGATAGTGAAGACTGAAGACCAGTGGCACATGGCTGCCCGATATGACTTTTAG
- a CDS encoding aminodeoxychorismate/anthranilate synthase component II: protein MSNTLFLLDNFDSFTYNLVDQFRSLGHDVKIYRNSISAEAIKQQIDACENDPIVVLSPGPGNPSEAGCLLELIRLCRGQYPMIGICLGHQALVQQYGGVVGRAEEIMHGKASSITHDGQLMFAGLSQPLPVARYHSLVATEVPSSLTVNAEFNGMPMAIIQPEDRVIGFQFHPESILTSEGAELLKNTLAWATASATSPKE from the coding sequence ATGAGCAACACTTTATTTTTATTAGACAACTTTGACTCTTTTACTTACAACCTAGTGGATCAATTCCGTAGCTTAGGCCATGACGTTAAAATTTATCGTAATAGCATCAGTGCAGAAGCGATTAAACAACAAATCGATGCATGTGAAAATGACCCAATTGTGGTACTTTCACCGGGTCCCGGTAATCCATCTGAAGCAGGTTGTTTGTTGGAACTAATCCGCTTATGTCGTGGTCAATATCCAATGATTGGCATTTGCTTAGGTCACCAAGCTCTGGTACAACAATATGGTGGCGTAGTTGGCCGTGCAGAAGAGATCATGCACGGTAAAGCATCATCGATTACCCATGATGGTCAATTAATGTTTGCTGGTTTAAGCCAGCCGCTACCCGTTGCCCGTTATCACTCATTAGTGGCAACCGAAGTACCAAGTAGTTTAACGGTTAATGCCGAATTTAACGGTATGCCAATGGCCATTATTCAGCCTGAAGACCGAGTGATTGGCTTTCAATTTCATCCCGAATCAATATTAACCAGTGAAGGCGCCGAGCTGTTAAAGAATACCCTAGCATGGGCAACAGCATCAGCAACAAGTCCTAAGGAGTAG
- the ybaK gene encoding Cys-tRNA(Pro) deacylase, whose translation MTPAVKLAKKAKIAHKTHEYKHDSNAGSYGLEAAEKMAVAAERIFKTLVVDLGDKKLVVAVVPVTAMLNLKAIAKAAKAKKAVMADKNDVMRSTGYVLGGVSPLGQKKRLLTVIDSSALTHDTIYVSAGRRGLEIELSPLDLKQLTNAEFAAISSE comes from the coding sequence ATGACTCCAGCAGTAAAATTAGCTAAAAAGGCAAAAATAGCGCATAAGACGCATGAATATAAGCATGATTCAAACGCTGGATCTTATGGCTTAGAGGCGGCAGAAAAAATGGCTGTCGCTGCAGAGCGCATATTCAAAACCTTAGTGGTGGATTTGGGAGATAAAAAGCTTGTCGTAGCCGTTGTCCCCGTCACCGCGATGCTCAATCTAAAAGCCATAGCCAAGGCAGCTAAAGCCAAAAAAGCGGTCATGGCAGATAAGAATGATGTGATGCGCTCGACTGGTTATGTACTTGGCGGAGTTAGTCCGTTAGGACAAAAGAAGCGCTTACTCACCGTCATTGATAGCTCTGCACTCACACATGACACTATCTATGTGAGTGCCGGTCGCCGAGGCTTAGAGATCGAACTAAGCCCCTTAGACTTAAAGCAGTTAACCAATGCTGAGTTTGCGGCTATTAGTAGTGAATAA